The Haloarcula sp. H-GB4 genome segment GGCCTGCCCGATGAGTGTCACCGTCGCGACGGGCCACCCGGCCCGGTCGCTGACGAGACTTGCGGCCAGCGGTATTGCACCGCCGATAATCGGCAGGACGACCAACAATACAGGGAGGTGTTCAATCATAGTAGAGCTGTTTGAGTTTGTCTTCGTCCAGCGTGCCGTACTCGGTGTAGATGCGGATGATCAGCGCCAGCGCCACGGCGGTCAGGCTCACCCCGACGACGATAGCGGTCAGGATGAGGACGTGTGGCAGCGGGCTGACGTAGGGGCCGCCACCCTCCTTGATTATCGGGGGGTTCCCCCCGGCCCGGAACGCGAGCGTGATGAAAAACAGGAAGATGCCAGTCTGGAAGATATTCATCCCGATGACTTTCTTTACGAGGTTCCGGGACTCGATGAGCATATACAGGCCAATACCCAGCAGGAGCATCACCGCGAAGTAGTTGTAGTGTGAGTTCAGCAGTTCAAACATTAGCTCTCATCCTCCGGTGCGTCGACAGCGTGGCCGAACCCCGCTGCGAGCAGGAAAAAGAGGCCGATGGCAACACTGGCGACGATGCCACCGATGGCCAGTTCGACGAGCTCGATAGCGTAGGCGACCACATGCGAGATGTACTGTTCGTACAGGTGATACTCGAGGAAGTTCCCGCCCAGAACTATCGTTCCCAGCCCGATGGCTGCGAACGTCAGCACGCCGCCGGATGCGAGCGTGGCGACGACACGGACATCGAGCCACTCGCGCGCGGCATCAATCCCGTAGGCGAAGGCAAGCATCATCACGACTGAGCCGGCGATGACCCCGCCCTGGAATCCACCGCCCGGAGAGTCTGCCCCGTGGAACATCACGAACAGGGCGAAGGTGAGGACGAACGGCGCGACAACCCGCACCGTCGTCATGATGATGGTGCTCTCGACGTACAGTCCAGTTCGCTCGTTACTACTCATGCGAAGACCTCCTGTCTGAGGACGGTCAGCGCCGCGACGCCGGCCGAGAAGACCACGACAGCCTCACCCAGCGTGTCGAATCCACGGTAGGCCGCGAGCACCGCCGTCACTGCATTGTGGACTTCCGTGTCCGCGTACGCGTTGTCGATGTAGTGCTGCGTTATCTCGCCGCTGACGACGGGGTTTGCCGCCCCCTCCGCCCCAACAGCAGGCAGCGACGGAACGGTCGCAATCATGACGACGACGAACGCGCCGACCAGCACGACGGTCCGGACGCTGATCGACTCGAACAGGCCGTTTTCCTGTGGCCGAACGGTGTTTGCCAGCGCCAGAATGAACAGTATCGTCATGATGCCGGCCCCGACAGCCGCTTCGGTCAGCCCCACGTCGGGGGCTTCGAGCATCACCCAGATGATGGAGATGCCGAGGCTGTAGGCGGCAAACGCCATGAGCGACGCCAGCACGTCACGGAGTACGGCCGCGCCGATAGCACAGCCCAGCACAAACACCAGCAACACTCCTTCGATGAGCGAGAGCGTCATGACTCGCCCTCCTCATCGCCGGCAGTCCACGGCTCGATACCCTGGTCTTGTGCTGCCCGGGCGATGGCGTGGGCGGCGGTTGGGTTCGTCAGAAACATGAACGTCAGCAGGAAGACGGCTTTGATTGTCGCGAGGTCGGTCTGAATCGCGAGTGCAGCGGCAGCGATACCGAGAACAGCTCCCAGCGTATCGCTTTTCGACGCTGCGTGAGCGCGCGTATACACGTCGGGAAGTCGGACAATGCCGATCGAGGCGACGCCAGCAAAGAAGGCACCGACCAGTGCGAGTACGACAATGGCCCACTCCGTTGGCGTCATAGCACACCCCCGTGCTCGACGTTGAACTTCGAGAACGCTATCGAGAGCAGGAAGTTCAGCAGGGCGTACACGAGCGCGATGTCCAGGAACAGCGGCTTATCGAGCGCACCGGAGACGAGCGCGATAGCGATGACAGTGTTCGTCCCCATCACGTTGACCGCGATGACCCTGTCGTGGTCCGTCGGTCCGGCGAACACGCGGTACAGCGATACGATAGCGAACAGGACGAACGCGCTAGCGATTGCCAGCAGCGCCGCTTCGAACTCAATCATCGTCGGCCACCTCCGGGTCGCCGATGTCGCTCTCGATTGTGCCATCGTCGTCCCCCTGCCCCCGTTCGCGCGGCGAAGGGATCGCCGCGGCCTCCCGGCCGTAGAAGACGAACCGGACGGCCCGTTCGAGGCCACCGTCCAACAGGTCCTCGCGCGCACTACCGGTGAGTGAATGGATATCGAACGCCCGCTCGGAGACGCTGACGGTGAGCGTCCCGGGCGTCAGCGTGATGCTGTTTGCCAGCGTCGTCACCGCGCCGTCACCCCAGATGGCGGCCTCCAGTTCGACCATCTGCGGGTCGATAGGCAGTGACGGGTGCAAGACGACGTACGCGATTTCGAGGTTGGCGATGGCGATTTCCTTGAGCAGATACGGGACGTAAATCGCGAACCGAGCGAGCTGTCTCGGAATCCGAGTCAGCGACGGCTGGCGACTGAACGCGATTGGCGCAAGCAACGCCGTGACGATCGTCGCCGTTATCGCGCCAGTGAGGAAATCCAGCGGCTTGTACGAACTCAACAGCAGATAAAACAGGTACGACGCCCCGAAAATGCTGAGATACTTCTGGAGCGTCGCGGCGCGAGCGAGCGCGGTCGACCGTGCCGGCCGCTCGACAGGCGCGGTCTCGACCTCGATATCGCCCCGGACGAGTTCGACTTCGAGCGGCCGAAGCATCGGCGTCGTGCCGCCCGGGTTGAACTCCGGATCGAGGACGACTCGTTCGATGCTGTGTTCATCGGCGTAGGCCAGTATCACGTCGGCGTAATCGCCGGGACTGAACAGGTAGCGGTCGGCACCGATGACGCCCAGTTCAACCTCAAGGTTCGACGGTGGGGAAGTACCCATATCTTCGTCGAGCCAGACCTCAATGCGGTCGAGGAGGTCCTTGGCCCGGCCGAGTTCTGTCTGTGCGTCGGGGTCAACGGCGCGTGTGCTTGCGACGGCGACGAGGTGCAGCGATATCTGTTGCTGTCCCTCTCTGGCCGCCGATTCGGCCTGTTCAACGGCGTAGGCGACGGTGTTCCGGACCGTCACCGAATCGGCTACTGGCACGAGCAGGCGACGGGGTGGTGGTACAGTCACAGTCTCTTTAGAAACTCCGAATAGGCGGTTCGTCGGGCAGTACTGTCGTTATCGGACCGGAGCAACGGAACACGCAAAACTATTTCGTAATCGGATACGCGCTCAGTCACGACTGGACAGATGGTCACCGAGCTCAGCGGCGACACGAGCGCCCAGCCCCTGTTTTTCCCCGACGTACTCTGTGGCCGCGTCTGCGCCGACAAGCAGGGCGCGCGTCTCGTCGTCGCCCATCACGCTCGCGTCGTTGGCGACCACGAAGGCTAGCCCGGTCCGCTCGCGTATCTCGCGGGCGCGCTCGACTAACGTCTCGTCGTCGCCTTCGGTTTCGACTTTGAACCCGACGATAGGGAGGTCCGGGTGGTCCGCCCGAACGGTGTCGATGAGCTTCGGCGTCGGTTCGAGTGTCAGCGCCAGTTCCGCCCGTCCGCTCTTGATCTTCTCCGGAGCCTGCTCGACGGTGTAATCTGAGATGGCGGCCGCTGAGACCAGCGCATCGGCCGAGTCGGCGACCCGACGGGTGGCCTCTGTCATCTCCGCGGCGGACTCGACCCGCTCGACAGTCGCGTAAGGAACGTCCGGTCCATCGTGGACCAGCGTCACGTCGGCCCCGCGGACGTAACAGGCCCGCGCGACCGCCCGTCCGGTCCGCCCCGAGGATCGGTTCGAGAGCGTCCGAACGGGGTCGACTGATTCCGTGGTCGCGCCCGCGGTCACAACGACGTGCTTGTCGGCCAGTGGCCGGTCGCCCGCGGCCCGGGCGGTCGCTGTGACGATGGCCTCCTCAGTTGCGATCTTGGCTTTCCCCTCCTCGATTCGCGGGTCGACGAACTCGACGCCCCAGGACTCGACGCGGTCAATAGCGTCCAATACACCGGGGTGGTCGTACATCGGTTCGTGCATCGCCGGCGCGACGACGACAGGCACGTCAGCACCGAGGGCAGTCGTCACACACGTCGTCACCGGCGTGTCGTCGATTGCCGCTGCGACCTTGCCGACGGTGTTTGCCGTTGCCGGTGCGAGCAAGAGCACGTCCCCCCAGCCCGAGCGCCCGCAGAGGTCGACGTGCTCGACACTGCCTGTGATTTCGGTAACTACCTCATTGTCCGTTGCGAACTCAAGTGCCCACGGGTGGATGATGCCGGTCGCGCTGTCGGTCATCACGGCTCGGACGGACGCCCCCTGTCGTCGGAGTTCGTGTGCGAGTTCCACCGTCTTGACGGCCGCGATAGACCCCGAAATCCCCAGAACGACGTTGACTCCGGTCAGCATACCCGCCGGTTCGCGGTCCGTGGGTAAAAGCCCCTGTCTCTCCGGCGGCGTTAGTCGCTATCGTCGGCTGTCCGCTCACTCCGTCTACTGCCCGTGTCACTGCTGGTATGTGGTGCCCCGTCGTGTGCGTTCAGTGCTAGGGCGAACGCGGCTATTGCCAGCAGAACCAGTCCAAGCGCGAGTACTGAACTGAATGAGAGCCCGGCCGACGTGGTCGGAATCGCGACCGGAATAAGCGCGTATCGAACGAACAGCACGAGGAGGATAGCCCCGGCGAGGACGGCCGCAGTTCCGGTGACATGGACGAACTCGCTATCCGTCGTTTTGGCGTCCCGGCCCAGCTGTTGCCCGATACTGCTGGCGTGCGCGCCGGCATCCCAGACCAGTAGCGCCGCCGCGCACCCGACGAGG includes the following:
- a CDS encoding DUF4040 domain-containing protein; this translates as MTLSLIEGVLLVFVLGCAIGAAVLRDVLASLMAFAAYSLGISIIWVMLEAPDVGLTEAAVGAGIMTILFILALANTVRPQENGLFESISVRTVVLVGAFVVVMIATVPSLPAVGAEGAANPVVSGEITQHYIDNAYADTEVHNAVTAVLAAYRGFDTLGEAVVVFSAGVAALTVLRQEVFA
- a CDS encoding Na(+)/H(+) antiporter subunit B, with amino-acid sequence MSSNERTGLYVESTIIMTTVRVVAPFVLTFALFVMFHGADSPGGGFQGGVIAGSVVMMLAFAYGIDAAREWLDVRVVATLASGGVLTFAAIGLGTIVLGGNFLEYHLYEQYISHVVAYAIELVELAIGGIVASVAIGLFFLLAAGFGHAVDAPEDES
- the mnhG gene encoding monovalent cation/H(+) antiporter subunit G, with the translated sequence MTPTEWAIVVLALVGAFFAGVASIGIVRLPDVYTRAHAASKSDTLGAVLGIAAAALAIQTDLATIKAVFLLTFMFLTNPTAAHAIARAAQDQGIEPWTAGDEEGES
- a CDS encoding cation:proton antiporter, with translation MIEFEAALLAIASAFVLFAIVSLYRVFAGPTDHDRVIAVNVMGTNTVIAIALVSGALDKPLFLDIALVYALLNFLLSIAFSKFNVEHGGVL
- a CDS encoding cation:proton antiporter subunit C, whose amino-acid sequence is MFELLNSHYNYFAVMLLLGIGLYMLIESRNLVKKVIGMNIFQTGIFLFFITLAFRAGGNPPIIKEGGGPYVSPLPHVLILTAIVVGVSLTAVALALIIRIYTEYGTLDEDKLKQLYYD
- the coaBC gene encoding bifunctional phosphopantothenoylcysteine decarboxylase/phosphopantothenate--cysteine ligase CoaBC, with translation MLTGVNVVLGISGSIAAVKTVELAHELRRQGASVRAVMTDSATGIIHPWALEFATDNEVVTEITGSVEHVDLCGRSGWGDVLLLAPATANTVGKVAAAIDDTPVTTCVTTALGADVPVVVAPAMHEPMYDHPGVLDAIDRVESWGVEFVDPRIEEGKAKIATEEAIVTATARAAGDRPLADKHVVVTAGATTESVDPVRTLSNRSSGRTGRAVARACYVRGADVTLVHDGPDVPYATVERVESAAEMTEATRRVADSADALVSAAAISDYTVEQAPEKIKSGRAELALTLEPTPKLIDTVRADHPDLPIVGFKVETEGDDETLVERAREIRERTGLAFVVANDASVMGDDETRALLVGADAATEYVGEKQGLGARVAAELGDHLSSRD
- a CDS encoding monovalent cation/H+ antiporter subunit E; the protein is MTVRNTVAYAVEQAESAAREGQQQISLHLVAVASTRAVDPDAQTELGRAKDLLDRIEVWLDEDMGTSPPSNLEVELGVIGADRYLFSPGDYADVILAYADEHSIERVVLDPEFNPGGTTPMLRPLEVELVRGDIEVETAPVERPARSTALARAATLQKYLSIFGASYLFYLLLSSYKPLDFLTGAITATIVTALLAPIAFSRQPSLTRIPRQLARFAIYVPYLLKEIAIANLEIAYVVLHPSLPIDPQMVELEAAIWGDGAVTTLANSITLTPGTLTVSVSERAFDIHSLTGSAREDLLDGGLERAVRFVFYGREAAAIPSPRERGQGDDDGTIESDIGDPEVADDD